The Strix aluco isolate bStrAlu1 chromosome Z, bStrAlu1.hap1, whole genome shotgun sequence genome contains a region encoding:
- the YTHDC2 gene encoding 3'-5' RNA helicase YTHDC2 isoform X5, which translates to MAGDSTLSTVTHIIVDEVHERDRFSDFLLIKLRDVLQKQTNLKLIISSAALDAHLFIRYFGSCPVIHIQGRPFEVKEMFLEDILRSTGYTNKEMAKYKKEKQQEEKQQSTLTEWCSGQENNSKPESRRQRSVPSAEEYNLLDDGGDTVFNQLTEKDANCLEPWLIKEMDSCLSDIWLHKDTDSFAQVFHLILTENVSVDYRHSETSATALMIASGRGFLSQVEQLISMGASIHCKSSNGWMALDWAKRFGQTEVVDLLESYSASVECGNLDESSLVQTSGSDLSAEDRELLKAYHHSFDDEKVDLDLIMHLLYNICCSCDAGAILIFLPGYDEIVSLRDRILFDDKRFADNAHGYQVFMLHSNMQTLDQKKVLKSPPSGVRKIILSTNIAETSITVNDVVFVIDSGKMKEKSFDALSCVTMLKMVWISKASAIQRRGRAGRCQPGVCFRLFSRLRFQSMLEYQTPELLRMPLQELCLHTKLLAPSNCSIVDFLMKAPDPPPALIVRNAVQMLKTIDAMDPWEDLTELGYHLTELPVEPHLGKMVLCAVVLKCLDPILTIACTLAYRDPFVLPTLASQKRAAMLCRKRFTAGTFSDHMALLRAFQAWQKARSDGWERTFCEKNFLSQATMEIIVGMRTQLLGQLRASGFVRARGGTDIRDVNTNSENWAVVKAALLAGMYPNLVYVDREGLVLTGPKEKKVRFHPTSVLSQPQYKKIPPANGHAAAVQALPTNWLIYDEMTRAHRIANIRCCSVVTPVTVSLFCGPARLPSNALQEPSSFRGDGLSNDTSDSEMEDKTTANLALLKLDEWLHLRLDPEAAGLLLQLRQKWHSLFLRRMRAPTKPWSQVDETTVRAIITVLSTEEQSAGLQQPSGIGQRPRPMTSEEFSLASTWRSTNTRKSSAETELSDSSNAEKVLMKSMPPTLHQPKKHKEKNILHSKRTSDDRSDQSSMKSTDSSSPCASPSSPISGKGSKSPSPRPNIPVRYFIMKSSNLQNIDISQQKGIWSTMPSNERKLNRAFWESSVVYLIFSVQGSGHFQGFARMASEIGREKSQDWGSAGLGGVFKVEWIRKESIPFQCTHHLLNPWNDNKKVQISRDSQELEPQVGEQLLQLWDHIPVAGKN; encoded by the exons ATGGCAGGAGACAGCACTCTCTCAACTGTGACGCATATTATTGTG GATGAAGTACATGAGAGGGATAGGTTCAGTGACTTCTTGTTAATAAAACTGAGAGATGTGTTGCAGAAACAGActaatttaaaactaattatttcTAGTGCTGCTCTAGATGCACATCTCTTTATTAGGTATTTTGGAAGTTGCCCAGTAATACACA TACAAGGAAGACCTTTTGAAGTTAAAGAGATGTTTTTGGAGGACATTTTACGAAGCACTGGGTATACAAACAAAGAGATGGCGAAGTacaagaaagagaagcagcaag aagaaaaacagcagagcaCTCTTACTGAGTGGTGTTCTGGTCAAGAAAATAATAGCAAACCAGAGTCTCGGAGACAAAGATCTGTTCCAAGTGCTGAAGAGTATAATCTGTTGGATGATGGTGGTGACACAGTATTTAATCAACTG actGAAAAAGATGCGAATTGCCTTGAGCCATGGCTAATAAAAGAAATGGATTCTTGTCTTTCTGACATCTGGTTGCATAAAGATACTGATTCCTTTGCTCAGGTGTTCCATCTCATTTTAACTGAGAATGTCAGTG TTGATTATAGGCACAGTGAAACCAGCGCGACTGCACTAATGATTGCTTCAGGGAGAGGCTTTCTGAGTCAAGTAGAACAACTGATCAGTATGGGAGCAAGTATCCACTGCAAATCATCCAATGGCTG GATGGCTTTGGACTGGGCTAAGCGCTTTGGACAAACAGAGGTTGTTGACCTGTTGGAGTCCTACAG TGCTTCAGTGGAATGTGGAAATCTGGATGAAAGTTCCCTGGTCCAAACAAGTGGCAGTGACCTTAGTGCAGAGGACAGAGAACTGTTGAAAGCCTATCATCACAGTTTTGATGATGAAAAAGTGGATCTGGACCTGATTATGCACTTACTTTATAACATCTGTTGTAGCTGTGATGCTG GAgcaattttaatatttcttcctgGATATGATGAGATAGTTAGCCTGAGAGACCGTATTCTTTTTGATGACAAGAGATTTGCTGATAATGCTCACGG ATACCAGGTTTTCATGCTTCATTCAAATATGCAGACTTTGGATCAGAAGAAGGTACTTAAAAGTCCACCTTCTGGCGTCCGCAAAATA ATTCTTTCTACCAATATTGCAGAAACCAGCATAACGGTCAATGATGTTGTATTTGTTATTGACTCAGGCAAAATGAAAGAG AAGTCGTTTGATGCACTGAGTTGTGTTACAATGCTAAAAATGGTGTGGATTTCAAAAGCCAGTGCTATCCAGAGAAGAGGCAG ggcTGGGCGCTGTCAGCCTGGAGTGTGTTTTCGTCTCTTCAGCAGGCTCCGATTTCAGAGTATGTTGGAATATCAGACTCCAGAACTTCTAAGAATGCCACTTCAG GAGCTTTGTTTACACACAAAACTTCTGGCTCCAAGTAATTGTTCAATTGTTGACTTTCTTATGAAAGCTCCTGATCCTCCACCAGCTTTAATTGTGAGAAATGCTGTACAAATGCTTAAG acaatAGATGCTATGGACCCTTGGGAAGATCTCACTGAACTTGGTTATCATCTCACTGAATTACCAGTAGAGCCACACCTTGGTAAAATGGTGTTGTGTGCTGTCGTTTTGAAGTGCCTGGATCCTATTCTTACTATTGCTTGCACTCTTGCATATCGAGACCCTTTTGTCCTACCTACACTGGCCTCTCAAAAGCGTGCAGCCATGCTATGCAGAAAACGTTTTACTGCAGGAACGTTTAGTGACCATATGGCGCTTCTCAGGGCTTTCCAG GCATGGCAGAAGGCACGCAGTGATGGCTGGGAGAGAACCTTCTGTGAAAAGAACTTCCTGTCTCAAGCCACAATGGAAATCATTGTAGGAATGCGAACACAGTTGCTTGGCCAGCTTAGAGCCTCAG gtTTTGTTAGAGCCAGAGGAGGAACTGATATTAGAGATGTTAATACTAACTCTGAAAACTGGGCTGTAGTTAAAGCTGCCTTACTGGCTGGGATGTATCCCAATCTAGTGTATGTAGACAGAGAAGGCCTGGTTTTGACTGGaccaaaggagaagaaagtgcGATTTCATCCTACCTCTGTTCTTAGTCAACCTCAGTATAAAAAG ATTCCCCCAGCAAATGGGCATGCTGCGGCTGTTCAGGCACTCCCTACAAACTGGCTTATATATGATGAAATGACAAGAGCTCACAGGATAGCAAATATCAGATGCTGTTCTGTTGTAACACCTGTCACTGTGTCACTCTTCTGTGGACCAGCTAGATTACCAAGTAATGCTTTGCAGGAACCTTCATCCTTTCGAG gGGATGGGTTATCTAATGATACCAGTGATAGTGAGATGGAGGACAAAACAACTGCTAATTTGGCACTACTGAAGCTAGATGAATGGCTTCATCTCAGACTGGACCCTGAA GCTGCTGGTTTGCTGCTTCAACTCAGACAGAAGTGGCATAGCTTATTTCTGCGTCGTATGCGAGCTCCTACTAAACCATGGTCTCAAGTTGATGAAACAACTGTAAGAGCAATTATAACTGTTCTAAGTACTGAAGAACAGTCTGCAGGTTTGCAGCAGCCTTCAGGAATTGGTCAGAGACCGAGACCTATGACTTCTGAAGAATTTTCTTTAGCATCCACATGGAGGTCAACCAACACTAGAAAAAGCTCAGCAGAAACTGAGCTCTCTGATTCCTCTAATGCTGAAAA AGTTCTAATGAAATCTATGCCTCCTACACTTCACCAGCCAaagaagcacaaagaaaaaaacattttgcactCCAAACGAACTTCAGATGACAGGTCAGATCAATCATCCATGAAGTCTACAGATAGCAGTAGCCCCTGTGCTAGTCCTTCTTCTCCAATATCTGGAAAG gGTTCAAAATCTCCTTCACCAAGACCAAATATTCCAGTTCGGTACTTTATAATGAAAAGTAGCAACTTGCAAAATATTGATATTTCTCAACAGAAGGGTATATGGTCTACTATGCCAAGTAATGAACGAAAACTAAATAGAGCCTTTTGGGAGAGCAGCGTGGTTTACTTAATATTTTCTGTTCAAGGGTCTGGACACTTTCAG GGTTTTGCTAGAATGGCTTCAGAGATAGGGCGTGAGAAAAGTCAAGACTGGGGGTCTGCTGGTTTGGGAGGTGTATTTAAGGTGGAGTGGATCCGAAAAGAAAGCATTCCTTTTCAGTGTACACACCATTTGCTCAACCCTTGGAATGACAATAAGAAAGTACAAATAAGCAGAGATAGCCAG GAGCTGGAACCACAAGTAGGAGAGCAGTTGCTACAGCTTTGGGACCATATTCCTGTGGCAGGAAAAAACTAA